Proteins found in one Chthonomonadales bacterium genomic segment:
- a CDS encoding glycosyltransferase: MVLLVAVGLVWAYWCLCALYLLVLAVGAAVCRRRPRRLVGSERRFALLVPAHDEALLIGEVVEGLRRLDYPGDLRAVIVIADNCSDATATAAREHGAEVLERTDPARRGKGFALEWAIGRVLADARRFDAVVVLDADSELSAGFLRTMDAALTEGHGAVQARYDVLNVHESWRTRLMACALALAHHVKPLGRQRLGLADGLKGNGMCFAREVLERVPWSGESVTEDIEYTLRLAEAGIRVEYAPDAEVRAQMPTTARQASTQRQRWEGGRYALMGRAARLLVRGVRGRDALLADRAADLLVPPFAEFLAVPCALIVLGAALALSGIDASGGRVLAAAWGAVLAAAVMYLVVGLFVARVPAAVAWALAAAPVYAVWKLATCAALLARGGTGGWRRTERRAFREGGPGR, translated from the coding sequence GTGGTCCTGCTCGTCGCCGTCGGCCTCGTCTGGGCCTACTGGTGCCTATGCGCGCTCTACCTTCTGGTGCTGGCCGTGGGCGCCGCGGTGTGCCGCAGGCGCCCACGGCGCTTGGTGGGGTCTGAGCGACGGTTCGCGCTGCTGGTGCCGGCCCACGACGAAGCCCTGCTGATCGGCGAGGTGGTTGAGGGCTTGCGCCGCCTCGACTACCCGGGCGATCTGCGAGCGGTCATCGTCATCGCCGACAACTGCTCGGACGCCACGGCGACCGCCGCGAGGGAACACGGCGCCGAGGTGCTCGAGCGCACCGACCCCGCCCGACGGGGTAAGGGGTTCGCCCTGGAGTGGGCGATCGGGCGGGTGCTGGCCGATGCGCGCCGCTTCGACGCGGTGGTCGTGCTGGACGCGGATTCCGAGTTGTCCGCCGGTTTCCTGCGAACGATGGACGCGGCGCTCACGGAGGGGCACGGCGCGGTTCAGGCGCGCTACGATGTGCTTAACGTGCACGAGAGTTGGCGCACGCGGCTGATGGCCTGTGCCCTGGCGCTGGCCCACCATGTGAAGCCGCTCGGCCGGCAGCGGCTGGGCCTGGCCGATGGCCTCAAGGGCAATGGGATGTGCTTCGCGCGCGAGGTGCTCGAGCGCGTCCCGTGGTCTGGCGAGAGCGTCACCGAGGACATCGAGTACACGCTGCGCCTTGCGGAGGCCGGCATCCGGGTGGAATACGCGCCCGACGCCGAGGTGCGGGCACAGATGCCCACGACGGCCCGACAAGCGTCCACGCAACGACAGCGCTGGGAAGGCGGCCGCTACGCGCTGATGGGCCGGGCGGCGCGGCTCCTGGTACGCGGCGTGCGCGGGCGCGATGCCCTCTTGGCCGACCGTGCGGCCGACCTGCTGGTCCCGCCGTTCGCCGAGTTCCTGGCGGTGCCCTGCGCGCTGATCGTTCTCGGAGCGGCGCTCGCGTTGAGCGGCATCGATGCCTCCGGCGGGCGCGTGCTTGCGGCGGCGTGGGGCGCCGTTCTGGCGGCCGCCGTAATGTATCTGGTGGTCGGCCTCTTCGTGGCGCGCGTTCCCGCGGCCGTCGCATGGGCGCTGGCGGCGGCGCCCGTCTATGCGGTCTGGAAGCTTGCCACCTGCGCCGCGCTGCTGGCGCGCGGGGGGACGGGGGGGTGGCGCCGCACGGAGCGCCGCGCGTTTCGCGAGGGAGGGCCGGGCCGGTAA
- the gmhB gene encoding D-glycero-beta-D-manno-heptose 1,7-bisphosphate 7-phosphatase codes for MDRDGVLNRDRAQFVRCVADLEVLPGAVDAVARLNRAGYIVIVATNQSGIGRGLMAEEALEEIHGELRRAMREGGATLSGIYHCPHVPGSSCDCRKPAPGLLLRAARAHDIDLERSFLVGDQPHDIAAGAAVGCRTVLVLTGKTPANHGGLLPAAPDFVARDVGAAADWILEAASVDANA; via the coding sequence ATGGATCGCGATGGCGTGCTCAACCGCGACCGTGCCCAGTTCGTGAGGTGCGTCGCCGACCTCGAAGTGCTGCCGGGGGCGGTGGACGCGGTGGCGCGCCTGAACCGGGCGGGCTACATCGTGATCGTAGCGACCAACCAGTCCGGCATTGGCCGCGGCCTGATGGCCGAGGAGGCGCTCGAGGAGATCCACGGCGAGCTTCGACGCGCGATGAGGGAGGGCGGCGCCACGCTCTCCGGCATCTACCATTGCCCCCACGTGCCCGGAAGCAGCTGTGATTGCCGGAAGCCCGCGCCCGGCCTGCTCCTGCGAGCCGCGCGCGCGCACGACATCGACCTGGAGCGCAGCTTCCTGGTCGGCGACCAGCCGCACGACATCGCGGCCGGTGCCGCCGTGGGCTGCCGCACGGTCCTCGTGCTCACCGGCAAGACGCCGGCCAACCACGGGGGCCTTCTGCCGGCGGCGCCCGACTTCGTGGCGAGGGACGTGGGCGCGGCCGCCGACTGGATCCTGGAGGCCGCGAGCGTGGACGCGAACGCCTGA
- a CDS encoding WecB/TagA/CpsF family glycosyltransferase: protein MRDTIAVMGVPIDNVDMALALERIDAFVAAGGFHQVATVNTDFVVKALHDAELRIILRQADLVLPDGMPIVMASRWLRAPLRERVTGADLVPLLAARAARRGYRLFMLGARPDVAAAARERMERENPGLRVVGCMSPPVGSVVTMDNQSILSRIDEARPDILLVAFGNPKQEKWIHMHRDRLRVPVCVGVGGTFDFIAGATARAPGWMQRSGLEWLYRLAQEPRRLWRRYGSDLLWFGRFLAAQVRHTRSRAGAASCDLRVAECGGAVVASGAGALGRSTVPALHAAAERARAAGGLLVVDLAGVSAVDSAALGALLVMAVRGGDGGPSVRLAGAAPALRRSMDAAHVLDAVPAFATVDEALAAPTPRLEPLRATASAGCAAIRVQGPADWRVAEELRRQCAAMGDGVRQVRFDLSGASYVGVAMLAALHSERERLAARGVSVEVIEGPVVRAALARERLPGLFGGGRAATGAPCA from the coding sequence ATGCGCGACACCATCGCAGTTATGGGCGTGCCGATCGACAACGTGGACATGGCCCTCGCGCTGGAGCGCATCGACGCTTTCGTGGCGGCGGGCGGCTTCCACCAGGTGGCGACGGTCAACACGGACTTCGTCGTGAAGGCGCTCCACGACGCCGAGCTGCGCATCATTCTGCGCCAGGCCGACCTGGTGCTGCCCGACGGCATGCCGATCGTGATGGCCTCGCGTTGGCTGCGGGCGCCGCTGCGCGAGCGCGTGACGGGTGCCGACCTGGTGCCGCTGCTGGCGGCCCGGGCCGCTCGCCGCGGGTACCGGCTGTTCATGCTCGGCGCGCGACCGGACGTCGCCGCGGCGGCGCGTGAGCGCATGGAACGCGAGAACCCGGGACTGCGCGTCGTTGGATGCATGTCGCCGCCCGTCGGCAGCGTCGTCACGATGGATAACCAGAGCATTCTGTCCCGGATCGACGAGGCGCGGCCGGACATACTTCTCGTGGCGTTTGGCAATCCCAAGCAGGAGAAGTGGATCCACATGCACCGGGATCGCTTGCGCGTCCCCGTGTGCGTGGGGGTGGGGGGAACGTTCGACTTCATCGCCGGTGCAACGGCGCGAGCGCCAGGATGGATGCAGCGTTCCGGGCTGGAGTGGTTGTACCGGCTGGCCCAGGAGCCCCGGCGCCTGTGGCGGCGGTACGGCAGCGACTTGCTGTGGTTCGGCCGTTTCCTGGCCGCCCAGGTGCGCCACACGCGTTCCCGCGCAGGGGCAGCGTCCTGCGATCTCCGCGTGGCGGAGTGCGGCGGGGCCGTCGTCGCCTCCGGCGCCGGCGCCCTGGGGCGCTCGACGGTGCCGGCGCTCCACGCCGCCGCGGAGCGCGCCCGCGCGGCGGGAGGCCTTCTCGTCGTCGACCTTGCCGGCGTCTCGGCGGTCGACAGTGCGGCCCTGGGTGCGCTGCTCGTGATGGCCGTGCGGGGCGGCGACGGGGGGCCCTCCGTGCGTCTTGCCGGCGCGGCTCCCGCCCTGCGGCGCTCGATGGACGCTGCGCATGTGCTGGACGCGGTGCCCGCGTTCGCCACGGTGGATGAGGCGCTGGCCGCGCCCACGCCGCGGCTCGAGCCGCTCCGCGCCACCGCAAGCGCTGGATGCGCGGCCATCCGCGTTCAGGGGCCCGCCGACTGGCGCGTGGCCGAAGAACTGCGGCGCCAGTGCGCGGCGATGGGCGACGGCGTGCGCCAGGTACGGTTTGACCTGTCGGGGGCGAGCTACGTGGGCGTCGCGATGCTCGCCGCGCTCCACTCGGAGCGGGAACGCCTCGCCGCGCGCGGCGTGTCGGTCGAGGTTATCGAAGGGCCCGTGGTGCGGGCGGCGCTGGCCCGCGAGCGGCTGCCGGGGCTCTTCGGCGGCGGCCGTGCGGCGACGGGCGCCCCGTGCGCATGA
- a CDS encoding glycoside hydrolase family 44 protein — MRPPRGWDAGRLAATALGMAAAALVLWNVGAGRAPALAAGPDDEAAPASGIVRIDVDVSADRRRIDPAIYGMAFASESHLRDLRLGSNRWGGNPNTRYNWEGNFWNKARDWKFWNYADDAPGDRTPAIVADRFVAANRAAGVPVVFTIPTIGWVARNGDNSTYSVDVPPRGGLPVRPGSEAIRGYDPAANRKRTSVRSFARKRGAYAFPPDLGDGVVYQDEFVHHLVRKFGHASEGGVRYYAMDNEPDLWAATHTDVHPVAPGYDELLSRFLDYGTAVKAVDPSASITGPVSWGWTGYVHSPRDAVAGNWGGRPDRRAHGDMEFVPWFLSQVRRHDARAGRRTLDVLDVHFYPQAAGVFQGETDALTNALRLRSTRALWDPAYRDESWIGEAVRLVPRLREWARRHYPGTKVAITEWNWGADGTVNGGLAVAECLGIFGREGLDLANYWTVPAAGSPGYNAFKLYRNPDGRGRGFGDVSVRARSQAPSAISCFASIDTRTGDLVTMLLNKLPDRSLRASMALRALSWRPAETTVWQLDGAGALREGYAPIESGGRYEIGLAPSTATLVRYERPAAGSAPERGEKR, encoded by the coding sequence ATGAGGCCGCCTCGCGGCTGGGATGCCGGTCGCCTGGCGGCGACGGCGCTGGGCATGGCGGCCGCCGCGCTCGTCCTGTGGAATGTTGGCGCCGGGCGCGCTCCCGCGCTCGCCGCCGGGCCGGACGACGAGGCTGCGCCCGCCAGCGGGATCGTGCGCATCGATGTTGACGTGAGCGCCGACCGGCGCCGGATCGACCCGGCCATCTACGGCATGGCCTTCGCGTCGGAGAGCCACCTTCGGGACCTGCGGCTCGGGTCCAACCGGTGGGGCGGTAACCCGAACACGCGCTACAACTGGGAGGGCAACTTCTGGAACAAGGCGCGCGACTGGAAGTTCTGGAACTACGCCGACGACGCGCCCGGCGACCGCACGCCGGCCATCGTGGCCGACCGTTTCGTCGCCGCCAACCGCGCGGCCGGCGTGCCCGTGGTGTTCACCATCCCCACGATCGGCTGGGTCGCGCGAAACGGTGACAACAGCACCTACTCTGTCGACGTGCCGCCCCGAGGCGGGCTCCCGGTGCGGCCGGGGAGCGAGGCGATTCGTGGCTATGACCCGGCCGCGAACCGCAAGCGCACCAGCGTACGCTCCTTCGCGCGCAAACGCGGCGCCTACGCCTTCCCACCCGACCTGGGCGATGGGGTGGTCTACCAGGACGAGTTCGTACACCACCTGGTGCGCAAGTTCGGCCACGCCTCGGAGGGCGGGGTCCGCTACTACGCGATGGACAACGAGCCGGACCTGTGGGCGGCAACGCACACCGACGTACATCCCGTAGCGCCGGGCTACGACGAGCTCTTGTCGCGCTTCCTTGACTATGGGACGGCGGTCAAAGCCGTCGACCCGTCGGCGAGCATCACCGGACCGGTATCGTGGGGGTGGACGGGCTATGTGCACTCGCCGCGCGACGCGGTGGCCGGGAACTGGGGCGGCCGGCCGGATCGACGGGCGCACGGCGACATGGAGTTCGTTCCGTGGTTTCTGAGCCAGGTCAGACGCCACGATGCGCGCGCGGGACGGCGAACGCTCGACGTGCTGGACGTGCACTTCTATCCGCAGGCAGCGGGCGTGTTCCAGGGCGAGACGGACGCGCTCACCAACGCATTGCGGCTTCGCAGCACGCGGGCGCTCTGGGACCCCGCCTACCGCGACGAGTCCTGGATCGGCGAGGCCGTCCGGCTCGTGCCGCGCCTTCGCGAATGGGCGCGCCGCCACTACCCGGGCACGAAGGTCGCGATCACGGAGTGGAACTGGGGCGCCGACGGCACTGTGAACGGCGGCCTGGCGGTAGCGGAGTGCCTGGGCATCTTCGGGCGCGAGGGGCTGGACCTGGCCAACTACTGGACCGTGCCCGCGGCGGGCTCGCCGGGCTACAATGCGTTCAAGCTCTACCGCAACCCGGACGGCCGGGGCCGTGGCTTCGGGGACGTGTCGGTGCGCGCTCGCAGTCAGGCGCCATCGGCGATCTCGTGCTTCGCGAGCATCGACACGCGGACGGGCGACCTCGTCACGATGCTTCTGAACAAGCTGCCGGACCGGTCCCTGCGCGCGAGTATGGCTCTGCGTGCACTCTCCTGGAGGCCAGCGGAGACGACGGTGTGGCAGCTTGACGGCGCCGGCGCGCTGCGCGAGGGCTACGCGCCCATCGAGTCCGGAGGGCGCTACGAGATCGGGCTGGCGCCCAGCACGGCGACGCTCGTTCGCTACGAGCGGCCGGCAGCCGGAAGCGCCCCTGAGCGAGGTGAGAAGCGATGA
- the melA gene encoding alpha-galactosidase — MPKIVFIGAGSLGFTRGLVRDVLTFPALADSTISLMDIDAERLAFAEAAVGRIIKAGGYPARLEATTDRRKALDGADGVLCTILAAPVSVWRHDIEIPKKYGVDTNVGDTRGPSGVFRALRTIPVMLGICRDMEELCPEAILLNYTNPMAMLCRAIQRQTRIRSSGLCHSVQGTAGMLAHWIGAPMDEVTYLCAGINHQSFYIDFRWKGEDAYPLLREAVERPEIYQQEIVRNEMFKHLGYYVTESSGHNSEYNAWFRKRPDLIERYCTHGTGWNPGVYGYILDEYLRREDNWREDVKAWFERDEPIGLERGHEYAAHILNAVIGDGALYEFNGNVANDHLIENLPPQCCVEVPVLASRRGLSPMHVGKLPPQCAALVSISAQNEEMAVESAITGNPRPAFWSIAYDPLTSAVLSLEEIRSMVREMFAANEGYLPQYQSVSL, encoded by the coding sequence ATGCCGAAGATCGTCTTCATCGGAGCGGGCAGCCTCGGGTTCACGCGCGGCCTGGTGCGCGACGTGCTCACCTTCCCCGCGCTCGCCGATTCCACCATCAGCCTCATGGACATCGACGCCGAGCGCCTTGCGTTCGCCGAGGCCGCCGTCGGGCGCATCATCAAGGCCGGCGGGTACCCCGCCAGGCTGGAGGCCACGACCGACCGGCGCAAGGCGCTCGACGGCGCCGACGGCGTGTTGTGCACCATCCTGGCCGCGCCGGTGAGCGTATGGCGCCACGACATCGAGATCCCCAAGAAGTACGGGGTCGATACCAACGTCGGCGATACCCGCGGTCCATCGGGCGTGTTCCGGGCTCTGCGGACGATCCCGGTCATGCTCGGCATCTGCCGCGACATGGAGGAGCTCTGCCCGGAGGCCATCCTCCTCAACTACACCAACCCGATGGCGATGCTGTGCCGGGCCATCCAGCGCCAGACGCGCATACGCAGCAGCGGCCTCTGCCACAGCGTCCAGGGCACGGCGGGCATGCTGGCTCACTGGATCGGCGCGCCGATGGACGAGGTCACCTATCTGTGCGCGGGCATCAACCACCAGTCGTTCTACATCGACTTCCGGTGGAAAGGCGAGGACGCCTATCCGCTGCTCCGGGAGGCCGTCGAGCGCCCCGAGATCTACCAGCAAGAGATCGTTCGGAACGAGATGTTCAAGCATCTGGGCTACTACGTGACCGAGTCCAGCGGGCACAACTCCGAGTACAATGCCTGGTTCCGCAAGCGCCCGGACCTGATCGAGCGCTACTGCACGCACGGCACGGGCTGGAACCCGGGTGTCTACGGCTACATCCTTGACGAGTACTTGCGCCGCGAGGACAACTGGCGCGAGGACGTGAAGGCCTGGTTCGAGCGCGACGAGCCGATAGGCCTGGAGCGAGGCCACGAATACGCCGCCCATATCCTCAACGCGGTCATCGGCGATGGCGCGCTCTACGAGTTCAACGGCAACGTGGCCAACGACCATCTGATCGAGAACCTGCCGCCCCAGTGCTGCGTGGAGGTCCCGGTGCTGGCGAGCCGGCGCGGCTTGAGCCCGATGCACGTGGGCAAGCTGCCGCCGCAGTGCGCCGCGCTCGTCTCCATCAGCGCTCAGAACGAGGAGATGGCGGTGGAGTCGGCCATCACGGGCAATCCGCGCCCGGCGTTCTGGTCGATCGCCTACGATCCCCTGACCTCGGCGGTGCTATCGCTGGAGGAGATCCGGTCAATGGTGCGCGAGATGTTTGCGGCTAACGAGGGCTACCTCCCGCAGTACCAGAGCGTGAGCCTCTAG
- a CDS encoding SIS domain-containing protein: MRKPYDREGSARMGYLEGYLADVKRLVDDVPLGGVQRLVDLMADAWQDGRRVLLMGNGGSAATASHIVNDLQKCIHLEAGRPLKTLCLSDCSPLVLAWANDTEYANVYAPQIECWAEPGDLVIGISGSGNSANIVRAIETANRLGAHTFGLAGHEGGRLGETARDCIVVRSENMQQIEDLHMIVLHLAFSALRERLRAAS, from the coding sequence ATGCGCAAGCCATACGACAGGGAGGGCAGCGCACGGATGGGTTACCTTGAAGGCTATCTGGCCGACGTGAAGCGCCTCGTCGACGATGTGCCGCTCGGCGGCGTGCAGCGTCTCGTGGACCTGATGGCCGACGCGTGGCAGGACGGTCGCCGCGTACTGCTCATGGGCAACGGGGGCAGCGCCGCCACGGCGTCCCACATCGTCAATGACCTGCAAAAGTGCATCCATCTCGAAGCGGGTCGACCCCTGAAGACGCTCTGCCTCTCCGACTGCTCACCACTCGTCCTCGCATGGGCAAACGACACCGAGTACGCCAACGTCTATGCCCCCCAGATCGAGTGCTGGGCCGAGCCCGGCGACCTGGTGATCGGCATCAGCGGCAGCGGCAACTCCGCCAACATCGTGCGCGCGATCGAGACCGCCAACCGCCTCGGCGCGCACACGTTCGGCCTGGCCGGCCACGAGGGCGGCCGGCTCGGGGAGACGGCGCGCGACTGCATCGTGGTCCGCTCGGAGAACATGCAGCAGATCGAGGACCTGCACATGATCGTCCTGCACCTGGCGTTCTCGGCGCTGCGCGAGCGCCTCCGGGCCGCCAGTTGA
- a CDS encoding acyltransferase, with amino-acid sequence MAAERDVLVVDALEAAPGNALLVRAAWALRQDLMALHPRLRLANALLFFCPHYALNRVRTAIYRAVGARIGTGSLILGSIHMCGFGRFWERLTVGQYCLVNAPLYLDLNAPITVEDWVAIGDHVRLITTSHEMSCPDKRCGAFLPAPIVLERGCWIGSGATILPGVTVGRGAVVGAGAVVTRDVPPHTLVGGVPAKVIRDLPGASP; translated from the coding sequence ATGGCTGCCGAGCGCGACGTGCTCGTGGTCGACGCGCTGGAGGCAGCGCCCGGGAACGCGCTGCTCGTGCGCGCGGCCTGGGCGCTGCGGCAGGACCTGATGGCGCTGCATCCGCGGCTTCGCCTCGCCAACGCGCTGCTGTTCTTCTGCCCGCACTATGCGCTGAACCGCGTGCGAACGGCCATCTACCGCGCCGTGGGGGCGCGCATCGGAACCGGGAGCCTGATCCTGGGCAGCATTCACATGTGCGGGTTCGGGCGGTTCTGGGAGCGCCTGACGGTCGGTCAGTACTGCCTGGTGAACGCGCCGCTCTACCTGGACCTGAACGCTCCGATCACCGTGGAGGACTGGGTCGCCATCGGTGATCACGTGCGGCTGATCACCACCAGTCACGAGATGTCGTGCCCCGACAAGAGGTGCGGGGCGTTCCTGCCGGCGCCGATCGTGCTGGAGCGCGGCTGCTGGATCGGCTCCGGGGCAACGATCCTGCCGGGAGTGACCGTGGGGCGCGGGGCGGTGGTCGGAGCGGGCGCGGTCGTGACGCGCGATGTGCCGCCGCACACGCTGGTCGGCGGCGTGCCGGCGAAGGTCATCCGCGACCTTCCGGGGGCCTCGCCATGA
- a CDS encoding CpsD/CapB family tyrosine-protein kinase — protein sequence MPESTRFDDAPAGGLVPLSSFEFRHEPSGAGANGASLVPEEYARLHADIERAASPSRCFVVGVTSAVYGEGKTTVALNLAGTIAQNSEARVALVDFNLRNWDMQTRLNIASAPGLVDVLEGSEDDLTAIVQRTELDNLTIIPAGRAAANPSRLVRSSRLAEVVSTLRMSNDFIVLDMAPVLPVADTKSLAKHLDGIVMVVRAGVTPREIVGRAIDAVGSDKVLGVVLNGVESALPSWLHRYFS from the coding sequence ATGCCAGAGTCCACACGGTTCGACGACGCGCCCGCCGGCGGGCTGGTGCCGCTGAGCTCCTTCGAGTTCCGGCACGAGCCCTCGGGGGCTGGCGCCAACGGCGCGTCGCTGGTTCCAGAGGAGTACGCACGGCTCCACGCGGACATCGAGAGGGCGGCCAGCCCCTCCCGGTGCTTTGTCGTCGGCGTCACCTCCGCCGTCTACGGCGAGGGCAAGACCACGGTCGCGCTGAACCTGGCGGGGACCATCGCGCAGAACTCGGAGGCGCGCGTCGCGCTCGTGGACTTTAACCTGCGCAACTGGGACATGCAGACCCGGCTGAACATCGCCTCCGCGCCTGGCCTGGTCGACGTCCTCGAGGGCTCCGAGGACGACCTGACCGCCATCGTGCAGCGGACGGAGCTAGACAACCTCACCATCATCCCGGCCGGGCGCGCGGCCGCGAACCCGTCGAGGCTGGTACGCTCCTCGCGGCTGGCGGAGGTCGTCAGCACTCTGCGCATGTCCAACGACTTCATTGTGCTGGATATGGCGCCCGTGCTGCCCGTGGCGGACACCAAGAGCCTGGCGAAGCACCTGGACGGCATCGTCATGGTGGTGCGTGCCGGCGTCACGCCGCGCGAGATCGTGGGCCGGGCCATCGACGCCGTGGGCAGCGATAAGGTGCTGGGGGTCGTTCTCAACGGCGTCGAGTCGGCGCTGCCGTCATGGCTCCACCGGTACTTCTCATAG
- the recR gene encoding recombination protein RecR → MLHYARPLARLVAELEKLPGVGPKSAQRMAFHLLRASASDAEQLAHAILEVKEKIGFCRECFNFTDHEVCEVCRDTRRDRSLLCVVAEPRDVIAVEKTNEYRGLYHVLQGVISPQEGVMPDMLRIRELFPRLAHNEVREVILATNPTVEGEATAYYLARQLKPLGLRVTRIAHGLPAGGDLDYADQATLISALSWRREL, encoded by the coding sequence ATGCTGCACTACGCCAGGCCGTTGGCCCGGCTCGTGGCCGAACTCGAGAAGCTGCCCGGCGTCGGCCCCAAGTCGGCTCAACGGATGGCCTTTCACCTGCTGCGCGCCTCCGCGAGCGACGCCGAGCAACTCGCGCACGCGATCCTGGAGGTGAAGGAGAAGATCGGGTTCTGCCGGGAATGCTTCAACTTCACCGACCATGAGGTGTGCGAGGTGTGCCGCGACACGCGGCGCGACCGCAGCCTCCTCTGCGTCGTGGCCGAGCCGCGCGACGTGATCGCTGTCGAGAAGACCAATGAGTACCGCGGGCTGTACCACGTGCTTCAGGGCGTGATCTCGCCGCAGGAGGGAGTGATGCCGGACATGCTGCGCATTCGCGAGCTCTTTCCGCGGCTGGCGCACAACGAGGTGCGGGAGGTGATCCTGGCCACGAACCCAACGGTGGAGGGGGAGGCTACAGCCTACTACCTGGCGCGACAACTAAAGCCGCTGGGCCTCCGCGTGACCCGGATCGCGCACGGCCTGCCCGCTGGCGGTGACCTCGACTACGCCGACCAGGCAACGCTCATCTCGGCGCTCTCGTGGCGTCGCGAGCTCTAG
- a CDS encoding O-antigen ligase family protein has translation MTEAYVPSVGDLLAEQRTRSRALMTYLVVTVVLVFGTMGALTYLAPVTPNYSVGLVGFSVFICLAIPVAVWNNPRIGLYLMVVGSLLLGGGSYMVRDTIPTTYVPFWWNISTISMFYARKDALKALVFSPAEVLMVITFLAWLIRGIVARELRFEKGAFLGWILAYIGMVTFGFIFGITKGGDTTMALYEVRSQAHFLLGYIMATNLIRERKHAVPLVWLLVLSAGLLAVFGTRAYFVLGSKITEQGIMGHDDSLVLNLLLFAFFIAAITRVNRRLTIWTAVLLPFAVTAVMANQRRAGIAAFIVAFVPLLPILWTMFPDRRTTVIRFAVVFALINAVYMPVAWNASGPWALPARSIRSNSDPNARDASSNYYRLAENINLKMTRDTSPWYGIGYGRPFAQYYALAMVTTDFVHYMPHNSILWVWMRLGHIGFFFFLMMLATVLIRGMHRLRETRDPMLRVVGILAVVDMLMLFTFGKYDLQFCNSKQMFVAAVMIGVLGILPKLDAQAEDKDQARTAETAA, from the coding sequence ATGACGGAGGCCTACGTTCCGAGCGTCGGCGATCTGCTCGCCGAGCAGCGGACCCGGTCGCGCGCGCTGATGACCTACCTGGTCGTCACGGTCGTGCTCGTTTTCGGGACGATGGGCGCGCTCACGTACCTGGCGCCGGTGACGCCGAACTACTCGGTCGGGCTCGTTGGCTTCAGCGTGTTCATATGCCTCGCGATCCCCGTCGCCGTGTGGAACAACCCCCGGATCGGTCTCTACCTGATGGTGGTCGGCTCGCTGTTGCTCGGCGGCGGGTCATACATGGTGCGCGACACGATCCCGACGACGTACGTGCCCTTCTGGTGGAACATCAGCACCATCTCGATGTTCTATGCCCGCAAGGACGCGCTCAAGGCGCTGGTGTTCAGTCCGGCCGAGGTGCTCATGGTGATCACCTTCCTGGCCTGGCTGATCCGTGGGATCGTGGCGCGCGAGTTGCGCTTCGAGAAGGGCGCGTTCCTGGGCTGGATCCTCGCCTACATTGGCATGGTCACGTTCGGCTTCATCTTCGGCATCACCAAGGGCGGCGACACCACCATGGCGCTCTACGAGGTTCGTTCGCAGGCCCACTTCCTGCTGGGCTACATCATGGCGACGAACCTGATCCGCGAGCGCAAGCACGCCGTGCCGCTCGTCTGGCTCCTGGTGCTGTCGGCGGGACTGCTGGCCGTGTTCGGCACGCGCGCCTACTTTGTGCTTGGCAGCAAGATCACCGAGCAGGGCATCATGGGCCACGACGACAGCCTCGTGCTTAACCTGCTCCTCTTCGCGTTCTTCATCGCCGCCATCACGCGCGTGAACCGCCGGCTGACGATCTGGACCGCGGTCCTGCTCCCGTTTGCCGTGACGGCCGTGATGGCCAACCAGCGGCGCGCGGGCATCGCGGCCTTCATCGTGGCGTTCGTGCCGCTGCTGCCCATCCTGTGGACGATGTTTCCCGATCGCCGCACCACCGTGATTCGATTCGCCGTCGTGTTCGCGCTCATCAACGCGGTCTATATGCCCGTCGCGTGGAACGCCAGCGGGCCATGGGCTCTTCCGGCGCGTTCCATCCGCTCCAATAGCGACCCCAACGCGCGCGATGCCAGCTCAAACTACTACCGGCTGGCCGAGAACATCAACCTGAAGATGACGCGCGACACGAGCCCCTGGTACGGCATCGGATACGGGCGGCCGTTCGCCCAGTACTACGCCCTCGCAATGGTAACCACCGACTTCGTTCACTACATGCCCCACAACAGCATCCTGTGGGTCTGGATGCGCCTCGGGCACATCGGCTTCTTCTTCTTCCTGATGATGCTCGCGACGGTGCTCATACGTGGTATGCACCGGCTGCGCGAGACGCGGGATCCGATGCTGCGCGTCGTCGGCATCCTGGCGGTCGTTGATATGCTGATGCTGTTCACCTTTGGCAAGTACGATCTTCAGTTCTGCAACAGCAAGCAGATGTTCGTGGCGGCGGTGATGATCGGGGTGCTCGGCATCCTGCCGAAGCTGGACGCGCAAGCCGAAGATAAGGATCAGGCTCGGACCGCCGAGACTGCGGCGTGA